TTCCGCCCCTTTCACAGCTCTCTCCCTGGATCCACTCAGAGAGGTAGGTTGAGACCTCCTGGTTAAGATATTCTGTCtgtgttatgtacagtggtacctctggttgcaaacgggatccgttccagaggcctttTTGCAACATGAATACAACCCTCAtctgtgcgtctgcgcatgcgcacaccgcaattcgccacttctgcgcatgcacacgatatcattttgcgcatctgtgcatgtgcgagccgcgaaacctagaagtaaccctttccagtacttcagGGCCAccgtgggacacaacctgaaaaagtgcaacctgaagcaaacgtaacatgaggtgtgattgtactgagcttggatcttagaacaataggcaggtaggatcctagaatgtaGCAACCTGATTCATCTGCAGGAgtagcccaatcaggctccaagaggggagttgaatcagccGATCACacaggacccattgtgtaaataatgtatatatagccagaggttttgggggaaatttgCACTGTTGTactatgagctgaaataaagagaatGAATTCGATACTCCACTCTGAGCATATTTCCGTCTGCATCCCACTTCTCTGGTGTTAACGGAACAAGGGAGCACAGAGTGGTCTCCAGAATACCTCTGAGAACAGAATTGCAGGTCCCTTCACAGAATCCTTGGGGATTCTGTACTAACTACTGCTGGGATTTCAGAGATCTCCTCCCAGTGGGTTCAGCAGTTCTGGGCACCTAGGCCCCATGGTGTCATGGTGTCACCAGAGGGGAAACAGTTTTTCTACAATGCTTATTGCCATGAACATCACAGGCAGGAGCTGGCAGGTTCCATGTTCACCAGGTCAGGTTCACAGCCTGTGCCATAAAGTCAGGTAAGTGCAAAGGACTTGTTGAGATACAAAGCATGTGAGTTTTCCCTTGACTGAGCTCAGAGGGGTTTTCCTCAATCATGAGGCTATAAGATGAGCGAGAGAGTTTACACTTGCTTTTTGTTCCAACGTTCCATGTTAAATATTGTGTataccagaggcatttttgttaaTTGTTAGCagcaaataacaataaaataatagtcTAATATCCATATCCAAATGGAAAGCAGCATATGCCTCTGTACTGCTGCTGAACTTTGATGATAATCATGCTTCTCATTATCAATATGGTTATTATGAACACTATCACCATTATCatcttcagtggcgtagcgtggggggtgcagggggggccggccgcaccgggcgcaacatctgggggggcgcgctcgccgcctccggagtcgccgaagagcctcgggcgcaggctgtagcagagccccatgtctcgcggaaccgacgagctggcagtggctctcagcgctcgccgcggtccccacGCGTCAGGGctgcggagggcgcgccaggcagcccctcctcacagccccgccaccgccgccgctgctgctgggccatgttgcattttcctcgcctctctgccctcctcctccgggcaagcggcgtcgtttgggcggcagcgccagcggcaactcgcctcagatcacctgacacggacccgccgccaccaccgtggctaccttaccgtaaataccccagcccaggcagcagcaagaagaagctggcagcggcggcaggttaggggttagggggtgcaaattacttgccttgccccgggtgctgacaacccacgctacgctgctGATCATCTTTATCATTTGAGTGAAAATGCTGCAGTTGCTACTGGGCAGGCCagagagaaagtgggatttaatGTGTAATTCCATATTGTAGGAGTCCATCTGCTGCCCAGGACTACGGAGGACAATGGAAGCTGTAAACAATTGTAAAAAGAATCTTTTAGCTTTGATTGCTTAGATAATTTGATTTCTTCCCCGTCCTTCACCACATAGTCCCAGGGAAGGTTGCCACCAGAAAGTATACAAAGAAAGCTGAAATATGCAAACAACAGTTGAAAACAGTTTCATGTGTTTAAAAATTCCAAATGATTCCAATATAAAAACCATACGGAGATTTAGGAACAAATTCATTTATACAAACACTCTAAAAGTGCAGATGCCAACTGGGACTGAAGAGGAGGGTCTTCAGTAGGTGCCCAAAGGGCAACAGAGGCGGCGCTGTCTCCTATTGAAAAACAGGCCATTCCAAAGGGACACTGGGTCCCATTCAGGAGGCAATTCCAGAGGTCCGCTTCCTTTATTGTGCAGGTCCCACATCTTgctaagatggtatctgcaggaggtcCCAGTCTACATATATAAAGGGGGAGTTGATCATTAAGGTTATCTTATTCCCAACCTATATCAAGCAGAACATGCCAGTACACGCACTTCAAACAGGGCCTGGAAGATATTCTCCCTGCTTTTCAATATAATTTTATACTGGATTAGATCTTTCTGCTCCATCTTTCCCACAGACATTTTCTGTTGCTCTGAGTTATCGTTGGGCATCTCCAGACCACCAATATTTTCAGATGAGTGCTTCAATCACACACCAGAAATTTCAGTTTACACATTTAAAGTGGGAATGCTCTATCACCCTAGTACAACAAATCTGCTTcttacatatatttattttttttaaaaacagactgtTTGCAGTTTGGAAACTGACAGGGAAATGTCTTGAAAAGTGCAGGATGAACAAATGAGTGACTGACAGATGAGCAAGGGCTCTGAatgcaaatcaggatgaaggcaGGAGAAATATGCATTCTCTTATAACCACCTCACAAACCAAGCAGAATGAAAATGCAGTCACTAACCTCTCTGTCAGATTTGCACAAGCAACTCAAGATGAATCCTCAATAAATTGGTCATCTAGAGGGGCCCTTTGTTATTCCTTTGAGAAGATCTTGCTTCTCTCTTGTCGCAACAGGCCCATCTTATGACGGAGGTATGAATAGAGGCGGCTTTTTCTAGGCTTCGGACTATGGACAGCTTtgagtaatacagtggtgccccgcaagacgaatgcctcgcaagacgaaaaactcgctagacgaaagggttttctgttttttgagtcgttccgcaaggcgaatttccctatgggcttacttcgcaagacgaaacgtcttgcgagttcttgcgagtttgtttcctttttcttaaagccgctaagctgctaagccgttaatagccgctaagccgctaagccgttaatagccgctaagccgctaagctgctaatagccgctaagccgctaatagccgtgcttcgcaagacaaaaaaaccgcaagacgaagagactcgcagaacagattaatttcgtcttgcgaggcaccactgtacttcattttattctgttttacttATACGCTTGCATGTTCTAAGTCTTGCAGGTTTTAGCCACTTTTCCTCATGCAGATTGTTTCACATCTTATTTTCCCAGATCATCATAATTACTATTTTTATCTATTCTATTTGTTTACTGCTCTTCACCCAACATCAGAGGGAGCTTCACAACATAACATTACAAAATAAGGCAAAATGCATAACCAAAACATAAAAGCAAACCAGAGACTCCGCTCCCACAAATGTTTAAAAGACTAGAGATTGTTCAACCACCCAGAAGCTTGGTgttagagaaacattttcacttgGCGCCTAAAGGTATGTTATCCTGGTATCCTAGTTTTTCTTTCTTCATCCATTCTTAATATTCATTTCTACTCATTTGTACATTTTTGTTTTATGTACACAATTATAAAATCAGTCAATATCAGCCCCTGCCCCCCAATTCCAGCCTCTGGTCATATCTGGTCACATTCCTTTCGCTCAGTGGGCATTTCAGTTTCAAGGTTGACTTCTCGGAAgaggaatcatagacttgtagattTGGGAGGAACCTCAAGGGTGAAGGAATggcagccaaagcatccatgacagatggctgccCAACCTGTTCTTTAAAGGGGGAGCAGGAGAAGGTGGGATGAGACTTGTCCCACCCCCTATTCCTCATGCTGCTATACATTTAGTCATTTAGATATATCATTTCTATGTCAGCAGTTACACTGTGATTGTTATTCCAAATCTGCAGGTGAGAAATTGAGAAACAATGAATTTCCCAAGGCCACAAAAGCCAGCACCACCTTgacaaaagcaagcaaacaggtATAGAAGCTTTAAATAATAAAAGAGATGAACTGGTTGGAGTTGGGAGACTTTTGAGGACTGAgattgatgatgataatgatgatgatgatgatgatgatgatgatgatgatgatgatgatgatactgtacttttattatttataccccgcccatctggctgagtttccccagccactctgggcggtccccaacagaggactaaaagcagaataaaacttcaaacgttAAAAATAGGGTTCTTAGTTCACCATCATAAAAGGAGAATTTAGCACTGATTTTAGGACTGTTTCTCCTTCTTTGAATGGAGGCTCTAATAACAACATTTCATGTTGGACTGAAGCAGGATATCAGAATCTCTAACGTTCAGATCAATTTTGTTACTCCTTAGAATCTTTCTACCACAACAGCTGGGGAATGATGTCCTCCTTCACCAGTTTCAACAGCAGCCTTGTGAGCCACCAAACCTTTGTCCTGATTGGCATCCCTGGGATGCAGGAGAAGAACTCTTGGGTGGCCTTCCCACTGTTTGTGCTCTACGCCCTGACTCTGCTTGGGAACATCACGATCCTCTATGTCATCAAGATTGACCCAAGCCTCCATgagcccatgtacttcttcctttgCCTGCTCGCCTGCTCGGATCTGGGCCTCTGCATCTCAACAATGCCAACTATGCTGGGGGTCTATTGGTTTGACTCCAGAGAAATCCCATTCAATGCTTGCATCAGCCAGATGTTCTTTATCCATATACTTCAAGAGATAGAGTCTGGCATTCTTGTGGCAATGGCATTTGATCGCTTGATTGCCATCCGTGATCCACTGAGATACAGGTCTCTGCTCTCAAATTCCGTCATTGCAAAAATAGGAATAGCTATCTTATCCAgaggtttctgtttttgtttcccattccccTTTCTCATTAAACGGCTCCCTTTCTGCAGATCCAATGTCCTTTCTCACTCCTACTGTCTCCATCAAGATGCCATGAAGTTAGCCTGCGCAGGCATAAAAGTCAATATCATATATGGCTTGGTTGTAGTCATGTGCACTATAATGCTGGATGTTCTGATTATTCTTGTATCTTATATTCTGATCCTGACGACTGTTTTGAGCATTGCTTCTCGGAAAGAGTGTCTGAAGGCCCTCAACACCTGTGTGGCCCACATTTCTGCCATCTTGATTTTCTACATCCCAATGATTGGCATCAGTGTGGTACATCGATTTGGGAAGCACCTCTCCCCCATTGTCCACATGCTGATGGCCAACATATTTGTTGCTGTCCCACCACTTCTCAATTCCGTTGTGTACAGTGTGAAGACCCAGCAGATTCGGCAAAGGATATGCAAcattttgcaatttaaaaataagtaggtagaatcatagaatcatagagttggaagagaccacaagggccatcgagtccaaccccctgccaagcaggaaacaccatcagagcactcctgacatatggttgtcaagcctctgcttaaagacctccaaagaaggagactccaccacactagGTGTTGATATTGCTTCTGAAGAAGAAGATAAAGTGGTTTATAATTAGGGATAGATGGATTAATTTTGAGTCTTTTCCATATCTCTTTAATAAGTattctgttttttccttttaatgtgttgattttttaaatggaagatCCTAAACCATTTTGCACAGTTTCCGTTAAAAGTTTTCCCCCCAATGAATACTTCCAAGTAGGGCATTAAGCTGTTTATTTCCATCACGATGTTCATTCATTAaagaaattgcccccccccccgatgtataCTGAATCATTTCTTTGAATGAGATTTATTTCCATATTATGAAAGATGGCATTCCACAAAATATTCAGCTTCGATAAAGGATTTGATAGATCCTCCGTTCAAAACACATGCACTGCAACCTCTTTAGTAAGTTTGATTAAACATAGTCTGCAAGCATCAGAGCATAATAATTTTAGCAGTATCTATTAAAACTACATCAAATATAAACATTTGTAAATCTTTAAAAAACATATCTGAATGGGAGTTACATACATACTACCGAAACATAAATATGTTGGCGTTCGCATCTGAGCATACTAAAAATATCAGTGTTAAAAGTAGGATTCTTTGTGGACACTACTTGATTAACTAATCTATAAAggtggtttgtttatttgttcataGCAAGAGACATAAGGaccacggcctaggacccttgtacctatgggaccacctctcctggtatgccccacggaggatcttaaggtccataaatagcaacaccctagaggccccgggccctaaggaagtcggattatcctccgccagggccagggccttctcagtggtggctctgacctggtggaacgctctgcctcatgagaccagggccctgcaggatctgatttctttctgcagggcctgtaagacatagttgttctgcctggcctttggcttggagtcaatttgattccctccctccctctttctttttcctttctcctcctgtgatgaggctgcattttaacgtttcgatgttttaatgttgtattttaatcttgtttttaagttgtattcattcaacttgtttttattattgcttgttagccgccctgaagcCGACcttgaataaaatttattattattattattattattattattattattattattattattattatcagggtaTTTGTTCAAAATAGATGCAGggagcctaacagcccatggatagaaactgTATTTTAGCCTCTTGTTACAACTGAtcatacttctatatctcctgtccgagggtagaagattaaagagctgCAAGTcaggtgtgaatcatccctgagaatttttctcactctcctaaggcaacaatcccttgcaatgtcatctagcgggctcaggggacagcccatgatatcatgtgttgtggtcaccaccctctgtaaagactttctgtccatggctgtcaagccaacgtaccacactgtgatacaatatgagtgGACACcttctattgtggaccagtagaaggaggtcatcaattgttgtttaacattgttctttcgcaagaccctgaggaaatggcgtctctgttgggccttcctaatcACCTGacttatattgtttttccaagtgaggtctttcCTTGGTTTGAAATGATACTATTTCAACCTCATTTAAATCTAGAGGATGATCATGTCATCCTTTTgcttaaacacacacattttagtgGTCCTCAgatctgtggggaggggggtccctctctctctttatattCCATCTACATCCAAGTTCTCTGGTTTCATGGAAGGTGGGAGCCCAGGTGTTTTCTGGAATGCCTCTGGGAGCAGAACCGCAGGCCCTTGGGCAGGATGTGTGGAGATTCCCTAGTAACTGCCATCGGGATTTCAAAAATCTCTGCCCAGATATCTAACAGTCTCGGAACAGCTTGTCTCCCTAAGGGTAAACATTATCACATAAAAAGCACAGGCCGAATCCCTCATGGAACACCAAAGGCAGGCTCAGCATTCATCCTGGGAGAACTCGTGTCAGGTTTGTGTCCTAAATTCAGGCAAATTCATGAGATATAAAGCAGACGAGTTTTCCTTTGATTGACTTCAGAGAGATCATCATCAATCAGGAGGCCATGAGATTATGGCGATGGCTTGCATTTGTTTCCAATTTTATTCCCGTGTTGTACgctatattttattgggggtggtCAGCTAAATATTGTGGATATTACTCAGAGTTCTTTTTTGGTAACtgcagatgatggtgatgatgatgatgatgatgatgatgatagtctAGCATAGATATGTTGACGTATCATATGCATTAAGTACTAGTGTACTGTACTTTGATGAGAATATACCGTAATTATCACTATGATGGCCATTAAGCTCATTGTCATCAAAGGGGGAAATGCTGCAATTCACGCTGGGCTAGCCAGAGTGAGACTGGGATTCATTTCAGAATTTCACATTGGGGAGAAGGTTTGGGCCAGTCAGGAAAGCAactggacttctggaacaggaaCCAAAAACCTGGAGTTTTTACTGCTGTGCCCTTGGTTTCCCACGTGGGGGAGAGGGATGTCAGACTTCACCATtttattttgaacattttatggGACATTTTGAACATTTTT
The sequence above is a segment of the Podarcis muralis chromosome 4, rPodMur119.hap1.1, whole genome shotgun sequence genome. Coding sequences within it:
- the LOC114595391 gene encoding olfactory receptor 51H1-like; the encoded protein is MMSSFTSFNSSLVSHQTFVLIGIPGMQEKNSWVAFPLFVLYALTLLGNITILYVIKIDPSLHEPMYFFLCLLACSDLGLCISTMPTMLGVYWFDSREIPFNACISQMFFIHILQEIESGILVAMAFDRLIAIRDPLRYRSLLSNSVIAKIGIAILSRGFCFCFPFPFLIKRLPFCRSNVLSHSYCLHQDAMKLACAGIKVNIIYGLVVVMCTIMLDVLIILVSYILILTTVLSIASRKECLKALNTCVAHISAILIFYIPMIGISVVHRFGKHLSPIVHMLMANIFVAVPPLLNSVVYSVKTQQIRQRICNILQFKNK